The window CGTACAGCTTCAAGAGGGCGATAACACATCGCCCTCGATTGATGCTGCGGTACTGCTTTGCCACGCCTTAGATAAACCAAGATCTTACCTACTGACTTGGCCTGAGAAGCATCTCACTTCAGAACAAGAATCCGAATTCAATACCCTTCTAAGACGTCGCTTAACCGGTGAGCCTGTGGCTTATATTGTTGGTGAACGTGAGTTTTGGTCGCTGCCGTTAAAAGTCTCTCCTTCTACTTTAATTCCACGTCCAGATACGGAACGTTTGGTTGAAGTGGCGTTAGACAAAACGTATGGCAAGCAAGGTGCGATTCTCGATTTAGGAACCGGTACAGGTGCGATTGCTTTGGCATTGGCGTCTGAGATGCCGAACCGACCAGTGACGGGAATTGATCTTCGTCCGGAAGCGCAACAACTTGCGACAGAAAATGCGCGACGCTTGAATATCACCAACGCCACCTTTTTACACGGCAGTTGGTTTGAGCCTTTGAACCTAGCTAACTCTGAAAAAGAAGCGGTGAAGTTCTCGTTGATTGTCTCTAACCCGCCATATATTGAGAAGAATGATCCTCACTTGTCTCAAGGTGATGTACGCTTTGAGCCTATTACGGCGTTAGTGGCTGAAGAGAAAGGGCTCGCGGATATTCGATACATCTCTGAAAACGCACGTGGCTTTTTAGAAAACGAAGGTTGGTTAGCGTTTGAACACGGTTACGACCAAGGTTTAGCTGTACGTGAGATTATGCAGGCGCTCGGTTATCTCGATGTTGTGACAGAGAAAGATTACGGGGGTAATGACCGAGTGACATTGGGTCGTTACTGTTTATAGGCTGCTGTTAATCATCTTGTGAGCAATAGATGATGAACTTGCTAAATTGATACCTTTAACTCGAAAATACGTTTAACTCGATAATGCATTTAACGCAGAAATACAGAGAATTAACGCAGAACTACAGAGCATTAACGGGTATTGTGTGGCTCGTGTTAACGAAAGACATATAAAAATATAAAGGAATACCATGTACGAAGGTTTAAAACATTTTCACCTATTAACGATTGCTATAAGCGCACTGCTTCTTTCGATTCGTTTCGCTCTTATGATGGCTAACTCACCGAAGCTTAAGCATCCTTTCTTACAGCGTTTCCCTCATATCAATGACTCATTGCTGTTGCTTTCGGGTATTGGTTTGATTTTTATCACTGGCTTTATTCCATTTACACCAGCAGCACCATGGTTAACCGAAAAACTAACTTGTGTTATGGCTTACATCGCACTGGGCTTTTTTGCGCTTAAGCTAGGTAAAAACAAGCTACTGAGAGTGTTCTCTTTCTTTGGTGCGCTTGGCTGGTTAGCGATGGCAGGTAAAATTGCAATGACGAAGACACCAACATTTTTCGGTTAATTATCTCCTTATTTCGGTTAACAACCTATGTACGAATTTTTTGATGAAGACTTTGACCAGCTAGAGTTAGCTGAAGGTGCATTGATCTTAAATAAAGCGATTAACCCTGAAACTCAAGACAGTTGGGCTGAGCAAGAGCTAGCGAGATTGTTAAAAGACGCCGAGTTTGCTTTGGTCAACGAAACGGATGAACAGCAGAAGTTTGAATCCTTTATTCGACTATTCTTTTATGAGTGGGGCTTTGCCGGCGATAAAGAGGCGTACTTTTCTTCGGAAAACGCATTTATCGATAAAGTGCTTGAGAGGAAAAAAGGCATTCCAGTGAGTCTTGGTGCGATCTTTCTGTATCTAGGTCGCAAGTTAGGCTTCCCTGTTGAAGGCGTATCTTTCCCAACTCAATTCTTACTTAAAGTGAGTTGGTTCGGGCAAGCTGCTGTATACATTAACCCGTACAACGGCGAGTACGTTGGCGTGCAAACTTTACGAGCATGGCTTATTGGGCACGATGGCCCACTAGCTAAGGTGAAAGCTGAACACTTAGAAGTTGCTGACCACCCAACGATTATTGGTAAGTGGCTAGCGTTACTTAAGAGTGCATTGCTGCGAGAAGAGCGTTATACACTTGCATTGAAGTGTACCGACCTTGCCTTAACGTTTGTGCCGGATGATCCGTATGAAATCCGCGACCGCGGCTTTATTTATCAGCAGCTAGACTGTCATCAAGTCGCTGCTACAGATTATCAATATTTTATCGACCAATGCCCAGATGACCCTGCATCTGAGCTACTAAAATCTCAAGTGAACGTCATGAACGAAAAGACAGTGGTTGTTCACTAATTAATAATTATTTAGAGAGAATATGATGGAACAGAAAACAGTTCACATTGGCAATATGCCAATTGCTAATGACAAGCCATTTACGCTATTTGCAGGTATGAACGTTCTTGAATCTCGCGATCTAGCAATGCAGATCTGTGAGCACTACGTGAAAGTAACAGAGAAGCTGGGTATCCCTTATGTATTTAAGGCGTCTTTCGACAAAGCAAACCGTAGCTCAGTTCACTCATACCGTGGTCCTGGCATGGAAGAAGGTCTTAAAATTTTCCAAGAGCTGAAAGATACTTTTGGCGTGAAGATCATTACTGATATCCACACAGAAGCACAAGCTCAGCCTGTTGCTGATGTGGTTGATGTAATCCAACTTCCAGCGTTCCTAGCTCGTCAAACCGACCTTGTTGAAGCTATGGCTAAGACTGGCGCGGTAATCAACGTGAAGAAGCCTCAGTTCATGAGCCCAGATCAAGTGGGTAATATCGTTGATAAGTTTGCTGAGTGTGGCAACGACAACATTATTCTTTGTGAACGTGGTTCTTGCATGGGTTATGACAACTTAGTTGTTGATATGCTTGGCTTCGGTGTAATGAAAAAATCATCAAACGGCAGCCCAATTATCTTCGACGTGACTCACGCGCTTCAAATGCGTGATCCATCAGGTGCTGCATCTGGCGGTCGTCGTGAGCAAACGGTTGAACTAGCTAAAGCGGGCATTGCGACGGGTATTGCTGGTCTGTTTCTTGAGGCTCACCCTAACCCGGATGAAGCACGCTGTGATGGCCCATCGGCGCTACCTCTAGATAAACTAGAACCGTTCTTGAAGCAGATGAAAGCACTTGATGACCTTATCAAAGGCTTCGAGCACATCGAAATCAAATAGCTTTATCTGATGTTAAATCACTAGTATTAACTAGAGAATGTTAACTCGTTATTTGATTGTAATAGACAAACGCCCAACTCTTAGAGTTGGGCGTTTTTTAATGGAACATCCGTTTAGTTCACCGAAGCCTCGGCCTGTTTGGGCTATGACTAAGCTGTCAGTCTGGCTGTTCACGAACTTGTTTTACAGTGCGTCAATCTACGATAGGCGATTAAATCCTTGTTAACAGAGCCTCTGATTCCCTAAGAAAGCGGTATAGGTGTGTGAGGTCTGTCCTGTTTGTAGTGAATTACTGACGCTCATCACACTTTATAAGTAAACGATTGCCTGTGATGCAGGGGAAGTTTGAGTGTAATCTCATAATTTTGTTACACTTAACTGTTGATCTATGCGTGACCAATTCGACATAAATATGAAATCGTCGTGTTACATTTAGAATGTTAATTTAAGATTAGTCATGTTGAAGTCTTATTGTTCGAACTCCAGACAAGGAGTCACAATAGATTATAGAAAGCAGTGGATTCCCCTAAAAAGTTCAAAGGTATGACAATGAAGCAACGCCTTATTCTAAAGACAGCACTAAGTGCTGCAATCCTAGCTACTTTAGCTGGATGTGCGTCTCAACCAACTCATGATTGGAACCAAGACGAAACTTATAAGCTAACTATCCTGCATACGAATGACAACCATGGTCGTT is drawn from Vibrio sp. SNU_ST1 and contains these coding sequences:
- the prmC gene encoding peptide chain release factor N(5)-glutamine methyltransferase — protein: MQSAYTVESALKSAIVQLQEGDNTSPSIDAAVLLCHALDKPRSYLLTWPEKHLTSEQESEFNTLLRRRLTGEPVAYIVGEREFWSLPLKVSPSTLIPRPDTERLVEVALDKTYGKQGAILDLGTGTGAIALALASEMPNRPVTGIDLRPEAQQLATENARRLNITNATFLHGSWFEPLNLANSEKEAVKFSLIVSNPPYIEKNDPHLSQGDVRFEPITALVAEEKGLADIRYISENARGFLENEGWLAFEHGYDQGLAVREIMQALGYLDVVTEKDYGGNDRVTLGRYCL
- a CDS encoding SirB2 family protein; protein product: MYEGLKHFHLLTIAISALLLSIRFALMMANSPKLKHPFLQRFPHINDSLLLLSGIGLIFITGFIPFTPAAPWLTEKLTCVMAYIALGFFALKLGKNKLLRVFSFFGALGWLAMAGKIAMTKTPTFFG
- a CDS encoding SirB1 family protein translates to MYEFFDEDFDQLELAEGALILNKAINPETQDSWAEQELARLLKDAEFALVNETDEQQKFESFIRLFFYEWGFAGDKEAYFSSENAFIDKVLERKKGIPVSLGAIFLYLGRKLGFPVEGVSFPTQFLLKVSWFGQAAVYINPYNGEYVGVQTLRAWLIGHDGPLAKVKAEHLEVADHPTIIGKWLALLKSALLREERYTLALKCTDLALTFVPDDPYEIRDRGFIYQQLDCHQVAATDYQYFIDQCPDDPASELLKSQVNVMNEKTVVVH
- the kdsA gene encoding 3-deoxy-8-phosphooctulonate synthase; protein product: MMEQKTVHIGNMPIANDKPFTLFAGMNVLESRDLAMQICEHYVKVTEKLGIPYVFKASFDKANRSSVHSYRGPGMEEGLKIFQELKDTFGVKIITDIHTEAQAQPVADVVDVIQLPAFLARQTDLVEAMAKTGAVINVKKPQFMSPDQVGNIVDKFAECGNDNIILCERGSCMGYDNLVVDMLGFGVMKKSSNGSPIIFDVTHALQMRDPSGAASGGRREQTVELAKAGIATGIAGLFLEAHPNPDEARCDGPSALPLDKLEPFLKQMKALDDLIKGFEHIEIK